A single region of the Ancylobacter novellus DSM 506 genome encodes:
- a CDS encoding TerB N-terminal domain-containing protein, with translation MRVYAGANTLLGVIIAALIVSSVFAQDVPYNVSQIQRALVDHGYNIGAVDGLWGRRSINALAAFQKSEGLPATGELSDETVEKLLQSPQPRVMAPARAITPALPAGPTPSPQAPVVPTPVQRRDPEPPPSMSPSKEEAVLSRPVEVARQAPAPASTPAQNVSPPATSYRPGWIGIAIIAAGVFLVLVRRGRAARRAEATRARDTAGIKAPPRDLKQTAPPSVVATSPKVQPKPVPATGHMSEDLKASIAAHNVSVGKAINVKQAADDLGVLAVAAAIGAELPMPVAPSRADDAFPLDALKASLAAHNAGVGQAIRAAPKIARDRSFIERLTGSMGRDTSPRSDGWIPANQTVTVGKHVLSGGLIYVGSRLPQSGNGHQAENCLINPRLAIGSRGDPGGHTMGYWPSYSEITAEARRSYLDWLAGPRSDPSTYIGYVFLYFYGLERRLMLEQHAPDAERVVDEVRRLLRIYGSHHSFRRYAQDLLSSYELQSARDPEPVSPGEAAGGYEVPLSIKAALGVRVRDGRAIEADLLLAYVMAHPETSVRTPAKRALEELRALFALELGKRNPDGFMISASRAKRLSASYRACSGTFEVEISPFGGDLPDISGYSRPLKAGRELLEICTGQLEDYSRAVGRAGGPPTLAILARLPLSIREVRARLVSNAPLRQLEALSGATSVTSIEQLRTIVGSADGTDLSRAKLRDLAGVLAAFGFGITADPAFAARTAKADEPVVLFRLSRPAATPTELEPSPHYAHMQATLMLALLVATIDGTLHEQERQGLIARVAAAKELPEDERRRLMAELVAQGSSPGRLSDWMKRLKDLEAVDGDRVADMLVAAAAADGRIEPGEVALLEKLFSRLGLEDSALYTRLHGGIATPLTDMDNELPVVVPAGQQPAAASIPPPPTGKDSRPALRVDLSRLEAIRRETRSASGVLANIFAEEETAAEPEILITADRDTAEDVMFEGLEGRYGCLLADLAERDEWSSADFEQLARQAGLMPGAARQILNDWSLDRYDELVLEGEDVVLVNRHLLPSSSAAIPAASVADSRVDA, from the coding sequence ATGAGAGTATACGCGGGCGCGAATACGTTACTTGGGGTGATTATCGCCGCTTTGATCGTGTCGAGCGTGTTTGCGCAGGACGTCCCGTATAATGTCAGCCAGATACAGCGCGCGCTGGTCGATCACGGCTACAATATCGGCGCTGTGGATGGGCTTTGGGGACGCCGGTCGATCAACGCCCTCGCGGCTTTTCAAAAGTCCGAAGGCCTTCCCGCGACGGGAGAACTCAGCGATGAGACGGTAGAGAAGCTCCTGCAGTCCCCGCAGCCTAGGGTAATGGCGCCGGCAAGAGCGATCACGCCCGCTTTACCGGCCGGTCCAACTCCGTCTCCTCAAGCGCCGGTCGTGCCTACTCCGGTCCAGCGCCGCGATCCGGAACCGCCACCTTCCATGTCGCCTTCGAAAGAAGAGGCCGTCCTTTCCCGGCCGGTGGAGGTTGCGCGGCAAGCTCCTGCACCAGCTTCTACCCCGGCACAAAACGTGTCGCCACCCGCTACTTCTTACCGGCCGGGATGGATTGGGATCGCTATCATTGCTGCAGGCGTGTTCTTGGTTCTTGTCCGCCGGGGTAGGGCGGCGCGGCGTGCCGAAGCGACCCGAGCCCGGGATACTGCCGGCATCAAGGCGCCGCCGCGTGACCTCAAGCAGACGGCCCCTCCCTCCGTCGTCGCCACTTCTCCCAAGGTGCAGCCCAAGCCGGTACCCGCCACTGGCCATATGTCCGAAGATTTGAAGGCCTCGATCGCCGCTCACAATGTGAGTGTTGGCAAGGCCATCAACGTCAAGCAGGCGGCGGACGATCTCGGCGTGTTGGCGGTCGCAGCCGCCATCGGCGCTGAGTTGCCCATGCCTGTGGCCCCTTCCCGTGCCGACGATGCGTTTCCGCTGGATGCGCTGAAGGCCAGCCTAGCCGCCCACAATGCCGGTGTGGGGCAAGCTATCCGCGCTGCTCCAAAGATAGCCAGAGACCGCTCGTTCATCGAACGGCTGACAGGGAGCATGGGCCGAGACACATCTCCGCGGTCCGATGGTTGGATACCGGCAAACCAGACCGTCACGGTCGGTAAGCATGTCCTCTCCGGCGGGCTGATTTATGTTGGCAGCCGCCTGCCGCAATCAGGCAATGGCCACCAGGCAGAGAACTGTCTGATCAACCCTCGCCTTGCTATTGGGAGTCGTGGCGACCCGGGCGGCCACACGATGGGGTACTGGCCGTCATATTCGGAGATCACGGCCGAAGCCCGGCGTTCCTATCTGGACTGGCTCGCAGGGCCGCGGTCGGATCCGTCGACCTATATCGGCTATGTGTTCCTGTACTTTTATGGCCTTGAACGTCGGTTGATGCTCGAACAGCACGCGCCCGATGCGGAGCGGGTAGTCGACGAAGTGCGACGGCTGTTGCGGATCTATGGCAGCCATCACTCGTTCCGGCGCTATGCCCAGGACCTCTTGTCGTCGTACGAGTTGCAGTCTGCGCGTGATCCGGAACCGGTAAGCCCCGGGGAAGCGGCGGGAGGCTATGAGGTGCCGCTGTCGATCAAGGCGGCGCTGGGTGTTCGGGTGCGAGACGGGCGAGCCATCGAGGCTGACCTGTTGCTGGCTTATGTCATGGCGCACCCCGAGACCAGTGTGCGGACACCTGCGAAGCGGGCGCTGGAGGAACTCCGGGCGCTTTTCGCCCTGGAACTCGGCAAACGAAACCCCGATGGTTTCATGATCTCGGCAAGCCGAGCCAAGCGTCTCTCCGCCAGCTATCGCGCGTGCAGCGGCACGTTCGAGGTTGAGATATCGCCGTTCGGTGGCGATCTGCCTGACATTTCAGGCTATAGTCGACCGCTAAAGGCGGGTCGGGAACTGCTCGAGATCTGTACTGGACAGCTTGAGGACTATAGCCGGGCTGTCGGACGTGCAGGTGGCCCCCCGACCTTGGCAATCCTTGCCCGTCTGCCGCTTTCTATCAGAGAGGTGCGCGCTAGGCTGGTGTCAAATGCGCCCTTGCGGCAGCTTGAGGCTTTGAGCGGCGCGACCTCGGTGACCAGTATTGAGCAGCTCCGAACGATCGTGGGCAGCGCTGATGGCACTGACCTCAGTCGCGCGAAGCTTCGGGATCTGGCGGGTGTCCTGGCCGCCTTTGGCTTCGGTATCACTGCAGACCCGGCCTTTGCCGCGCGCACGGCAAAAGCAGACGAGCCTGTTGTCCTCTTCCGGCTGTCTCGCCCCGCTGCCACGCCTACAGAATTGGAGCCGAGCCCGCACTACGCTCACATGCAGGCGACGTTGATGCTCGCCTTGCTGGTCGCGACCATCGACGGGACCCTTCATGAGCAGGAGCGGCAGGGTCTTATCGCGCGCGTGGCCGCTGCGAAGGAGCTGCCTGAGGACGAAAGGAGACGCCTGATGGCCGAATTGGTCGCGCAGGGGAGCTCACCCGGACGTCTGTCCGACTGGATGAAGCGCCTGAAAGACCTTGAGGCGGTGGACGGCGATCGCGTGGCCGACATGCTGGTAGCCGCCGCAGCCGCCGATGGTCGTATTGAGCCAGGCGAGGTCGCACTGCTTGAGAAGCTGTTCTCCCGTCTCGGGTTGGAGGATTCCGCACTCTACACACGCCTTCATGGCGGCATCGCCACACCTCTCACAGACATGGACAACGAGCTGCCGGTTGTGGTCCCGGCCGGACAGCAGCCAGCGGCGGCGTCAATCCCGCCGCCTCCCACCGGCAAGGACAGCCGGCCGGCTTTGCGCGTCGATCTGTCCCGTCTTGAAGCCATTCGCCGTGAAACGCGGTCAGCCTCTGGTGTCCTTGCCAATATCTTCGCCGAAGAAGAGACTGCCGCGGAGCCCGAGATCCTCATCACAGCCGATCGGGACACGGCGGAGGATGTCATGTTTGAGGGGCTGGAGGGACGTTACGGGTGTCTCCTCGCGGATCTCGCCGAACGGGATGAATGGTCGTCCGCCGATTTCGAGCAGCTTGCCCGCCAGGCGGGCCTCATGCCGGGCGCGGCACGCCAGATCTTGAACGACTGGTCGCTTGATCGATACGACGAACTCGTCCTGGAGGGCGAAGACGTCGTCCTCGTGAACCGTCATCTGCTTCCTTCGTCTTCTGCCGCCATCCCCGCTGCTTCCGTTGCTGATTCACGAGTCGACGCATGA
- a CDS encoding ATP-binding protein yields the protein MSQKAPLIRPRDRDTILTALRAGVVPRVGLHHIQVGRQREIEAMIRDVDRIAEGGSSIRFVIGAYGAGKTFFLFLIRQIALQRKLVVCQTDLSPDRRIHATGGQARTLYAELAKSLATRAVPDGGALRSVLESFVQKANERALARGIPIEAAVREGLGDLREMVGGYDFAAVVAAYARGYEEGDSNLQDAALRWLRGEYTTKTEARAELGVRTIIDDAMVYDAIRLLARFVRIAGFSGLLVCLDELVNLYKLQSSQARKQNYEQILRILNDVLQGTTEGLGFILGGTPDFLLDTRRGLYSYEALQSRLAENSFATNGLADYTGPVINLPNLTPEELFHLLERLRDVFAAGKAEDWLVPDEALHAFMEHCASRIGEAYFRTPRNTVKAFVDLLAVLQQNPGADWRELLGTVDVAEDRGDLLDQEIIAVESDPDDELATLRL from the coding sequence ATGAGCCAGAAAGCCCCCCTCATCCGCCCCCGCGACCGTGACACTATTCTCACCGCGCTCCGCGCCGGCGTTGTGCCGCGGGTGGGTCTTCACCACATCCAGGTGGGGCGGCAGCGCGAGATCGAGGCGATGATCCGAGATGTCGACCGGATCGCCGAAGGCGGCTCCAGCATCCGCTTCGTGATCGGGGCCTATGGCGCGGGCAAGACGTTCTTCCTGTTTCTAATCCGACAGATCGCGCTTCAACGAAAGCTGGTGGTCTGCCAGACGGACCTGTCGCCGGACAGACGCATCCATGCCACCGGGGGGCAGGCCCGGACGCTATATGCGGAGCTGGCCAAAAGTCTGGCGACCCGCGCGGTGCCCGATGGCGGTGCGTTGCGCAGTGTGCTGGAGAGTTTTGTTCAGAAGGCAAACGAGCGCGCGCTGGCACGAGGCATCCCGATCGAGGCCGCCGTACGGGAGGGGCTCGGCGACCTCCGCGAAATGGTGGGTGGTTATGATTTCGCCGCCGTGGTCGCGGCTTATGCCCGTGGCTATGAGGAAGGTGACAGCAACCTGCAGGATGCCGCCCTGCGCTGGCTCCGTGGCGAGTACACGACCAAGACCGAGGCCAGAGCCGAACTTGGTGTACGGACCATCATCGACGATGCGATGGTCTACGATGCTATACGCCTCCTGGCCCGCTTCGTTCGGATTGCTGGTTTTTCAGGTCTGCTGGTGTGCCTGGACGAACTGGTGAATCTCTACAAGCTGCAGAGCTCCCAAGCACGGAAGCAGAATTACGAGCAGATTCTTCGCATTCTCAATGACGTTTTGCAGGGAACGACAGAGGGGCTCGGGTTCATCCTGGGAGGGACGCCCGATTTCCTTCTGGATACGCGACGCGGGCTCTATTCATATGAAGCGCTCCAGTCGCGTCTGGCCGAGAACAGCTTCGCGACGAACGGGCTTGCGGACTATACCGGACCGGTCATCAATCTGCCGAACCTGACCCCGGAGGAGCTTTTTCATCTCCTGGAGAGGCTTCGCGATGTGTTTGCGGCGGGCAAGGCCGAAGACTGGCTGGTGCCCGACGAGGCCTTGCATGCGTTTATGGAGCATTGCGCCAGCCGGATCGGGGAGGCCTACTTCCGGACGCCCCGTAACACCGTCAAGGCATTTGTGGACCTTCTGGCGGTACTCCAGCAGAATCCTGGGGCCGACTGGCGCGAGTTGCTTGGCACGGTTGACGTTGCGGAGGACCGTGGCGACTTGCTTGACCAAGAGATCATCGCGGTCGAAAGCGATCCGGACGACGAACTTGCTACCCTCCGCCTTTGA